In Pyrus communis chromosome 1, drPyrComm1.1, whole genome shotgun sequence, the following are encoded in one genomic region:
- the LOC137731388 gene encoding disease resistance protein RML1A-like produces the protein MHDLIREMDETINSEKSPTQPGRLEDSEAVINVLTNESGTEEIEALSLDLPSSKKKASFSTKAFVNMEKLRLPPKNTGLLLSELVLSESSIGLKILTSLLRKMKILDCSGSRNLQNLPDFSTFPNLEELKLPGQFKRLSLVDFDDCGQLRYLPWENVNVDAISSVNMANSAVMQANPAEWIFLVSSLCMEILSAACDQASSPRRPRYSLFGMLFAIAALLTCIWELIYKGRKKNVGLRKRGCYMLFGSAIETYGLVGGIAQCVCSIIQYVYYIRRADTPIKLSLLPAIFLICLITARLSRKQMLATDQTHEHIA, from the exons ATGCATGATTTGATTCGAGAAATGGACGAGACAATCAATTCTGAAAAATCTCCTACTCAACCTGGAAGATTGGAGGATTCTGAAGCCGTAATAAACGTGTTGACAAATGAATCT GGAACTGAAGAAATTGAAGCACTTTCTCTAGATTTGCCAAGCTCTAAAAAAAAGGCTAGTTTCAGTACAAAAGCATTTGTCAATATGGAAAAACTGAGATTG CCGCCCAAAAATACCGGGCTCTTATTATCAGAATTGGTTCTTTCAGAGAGTTCCATCGGTCTTAAAATACTCACTTCg CTGTTACGGAAGATGAAAATCCTTGATTGCAGTGGTTCTCGTAATTTACAAAACTTACCAGATTTTTCAACGTTCCCAAATCTCGAAGAATTGAAATTGCCTGGGCAATTTAAAAGACTTAGTTTGGTAGATTTTGATGACTGCGGACAGCTTAGGTATCTTCCATGGGAAAATGTGAATGTGGACGCAATTTCATCAGTTAACATG GCAAATTCAGCAGTTATGCAGGCAAATCCAGCAGAGTGGATCTTTCTAGTAAGTAGTCTTTGCATGGAGATTTTATCAGCTGCTTGTGATCAGGCTTCTTCCCCACGTAGGCCTCGGTATTCGCTGTTCGGTATGCTCTTTGCCATTGCAGCTCTTCTCACTTGCATATGGGAGCTGATTTACAAAggtaggaaaaaaaatgtgggaTTGAGGAAGAGGGGATGTTATATGCTTTTTGGTTCTGCCATTGAAACTTATGGTTTAGTCGGAGGCATCGCTCAGTGTGTTTGCTCAATAATTCAATACGTTTATTACATTCGGCGTGCTGATACTCCTATCAAACTGTCCCTTTTGCCTGCCATCTTTCTTATATGTTTGATTACAGCGAGATTAAGTAGGAAACAAATGCTGGCCACAGATCAGACCCATGAGCATATAGCTTAG